One Kitasatospora sp. MAP12-44 DNA segment encodes these proteins:
- a CDS encoding protein kinase gives MTVFVDPFAGDYFAAALHTARSLGRARASERIGQYEIIGELAGPHATIKVGRRGDGRLTALKGFRSEAAVTALRLATRQNEALRMIQYGYGGLLPIEESVSRFTGGSITYLCMPYCQGGSLRDRMAAGGVSGGISGGIPVAELAYHALAVACAMARLHGHGMVHGDIKPENILFGHHGDEILGRPASWQTWLCDLETMAATGRPTSSRMTPAYAAPEQGAGALAAPAMDVWAWGASIRDGLAAAGPARAEWQWLRDLVERALAAVPADRPGAQEIIDTFARHLAFGDQRGAAIGAGAGAVARYPLDSMPALLDSFARRADVHLVTASLGWAAWLPECGRLYQLQTVPALLRIEELSGRVLGDPADPSSAWAALRRRPKSATVPAGAGAGVTIGQLSSAIGHSTETSSMPRGVALTFVRHLTTALVELVEKTGGRAELERLDAVTRAWESLGEFAADADQAILAQAWLSLDDLERALPHIRRSYTAAPTNPSARAAMRLYYLLTGDSATAAKVALQPDPSQDGALVVRWLTLALRDLLEAGDLKELGALLDLLPDSRIDTVELIRCVWAGRLGRLRSDPEWPGLREHFSTVAGTISVQTLRYLVEAAYQRGELDYARRRAAVGRTLPAIRLPVNHQDRAAIEAVALGRDPAERGLTARLENRAELWAADGRPEDDPLTGMSLEAAQRWVDGAGRTAVRAEARELVRRSGLLLADRAELRRSERHCAACRTGRPVSELAVCGACHQVFCSRCANPAKPGRRCSCGGDLAHP, from the coding sequence ATGACTGTCTTCGTCGACCCGTTCGCCGGTGACTACTTCGCGGCAGCGCTCCACACGGCGCGGTCGCTCGGGCGGGCTCGAGCGAGCGAGCGGATCGGCCAGTACGAGATCATCGGGGAGCTCGCCGGGCCGCATGCGACGATCAAGGTGGGGCGTAGGGGTGACGGCAGGCTGACGGCCCTCAAGGGCTTCCGGTCCGAGGCCGCGGTGACCGCACTGCGGCTGGCGACCCGTCAGAACGAGGCCCTGCGAATGATCCAGTACGGCTACGGCGGCCTGCTGCCGATCGAGGAGAGCGTGAGCCGGTTCACCGGCGGTTCGATCACCTATCTCTGCATGCCGTACTGCCAGGGTGGCAGCCTGCGCGACCGCATGGCCGCCGGTGGTGTATCCGGTGGTATATCCGGCGGTATCCCCGTGGCCGAACTGGCCTACCACGCACTGGCGGTCGCCTGCGCGATGGCGCGGCTGCACGGACACGGCATGGTGCACGGCGACATCAAGCCCGAGAACATCCTGTTCGGCCACCATGGCGACGAAATCCTTGGGCGGCCCGCCAGTTGGCAGACCTGGCTCTGCGACCTGGAGACCATGGCGGCGACCGGTCGGCCCACCAGCTCGCGCATGACGCCCGCGTACGCGGCGCCGGAGCAGGGCGCCGGCGCCCTCGCGGCCCCGGCGATGGACGTCTGGGCCTGGGGAGCGAGCATCCGGGACGGCCTCGCGGCCGCCGGGCCGGCCCGGGCCGAGTGGCAGTGGCTGCGCGACCTGGTGGAGCGTGCGCTGGCGGCCGTGCCGGCGGACCGGCCCGGCGCGCAGGAGATCATCGACACCTTCGCCCGCCACCTGGCCTTCGGGGACCAGCGCGGCGCGGCCATCGGGGCCGGCGCCGGTGCCGTGGCACGCTACCCCCTGGACTCGATGCCCGCGCTGCTCGACTCCTTCGCCCGCCGTGCGGACGTCCACCTCGTCACCGCGAGTCTCGGCTGGGCGGCCTGGCTGCCCGAGTGCGGCCGCCTGTACCAACTGCAGACCGTGCCGGCACTGCTGCGCATCGAGGAGCTCTCCGGGCGGGTCCTCGGAGACCCGGCGGATCCCTCCTCGGCCTGGGCCGCGCTGCGCCGGCGACCCAAGTCGGCCACCGTCCCCGCAGGAGCCGGCGCCGGCGTGACCATCGGTCAGCTGTCGTCGGCGATAGGGCACTCCACCGAAACGAGCTCGATGCCCCGCGGCGTCGCCCTGACCTTCGTGCGGCACCTGACCACCGCCCTGGTGGAACTGGTCGAGAAGACCGGCGGGCGGGCCGAGTTGGAGCGGCTCGATGCGGTGACGCGGGCCTGGGAGTCACTCGGGGAGTTCGCCGCCGACGCGGACCAGGCGATCCTCGCCCAGGCCTGGCTGAGCCTGGACGACCTCGAACGCGCGCTGCCCCACATCCGGCGCTCCTACACTGCGGCCCCGACCAACCCCTCGGCCAGGGCCGCGATGCGCCTCTACTACCTGCTGACCGGCGACAGCGCCACGGCAGCGAAGGTCGCCCTGCAGCCCGATCCCAGCCAGGATGGCGCACTGGTCGTGCGCTGGCTGACGCTCGCCCTGCGGGACCTGCTGGAGGCGGGGGATCTCAAGGAGCTCGGAGCACTGCTCGACCTGCTGCCGGACTCCCGGATCGACACCGTCGAACTCATCCGCTGCGTATGGGCCGGACGGCTCGGGAGGCTCAGGTCCGATCCCGAGTGGCCCGGCCTGCGGGAGCACTTCTCGACCGTGGCCGGCACGATCTCGGTCCAGACGCTCCGCTATCTGGTGGAAGCCGCGTACCAACGCGGCGAGCTCGACTACGCCCGCCGCCGAGCCGCCGTCGGGCGGACCCTGCCGGCCATACGGCTGCCGGTCAACCACCAGGACCGGGCCGCGATCGAAGCGGTGGCCCTGGGTCGGGATCCGGCGGAGCGCGGGCTGACGGCGCGACTGGAGAACCGTGCGGAGCTGTGGGCGGCCGACGGCCGGCCCGAGGACGACCCGCTCACCGGGATGAGCCTGGAGGCCGCGCAACGCTGGGTGGACGGCGCGGGACGCACCGCCGTCCGGGCGGAGGCTCGGGAGCTGGTGCGGCGCAGCGGGCTGCTCCTGGCGGACCGTGCCGAGCTGCGGCGCAGCGAGCGGCACTGCGCCGCCTGCCGCACCGGGCGACCGGTCAGCGAGCTGGCGGTCTGCGGGGCCTGCCACCAGGTGTTCTGCTCGCGCTGCGCCAACCCCGCCAAGCCCGGCCGGCGCTGCAGCTGCGGCGGCGACCTCGCGCATCCGTGA
- a CDS encoding trypco2 family protein — MAEQAWTGLAEAISAIRAELTAAIEPDAGLRFRAGTVELELSVDVRTEADGKVKVRVFPGLGADGGVTQSAGTTQRLKLVLQPVEADGTDQLIGASASSRPL, encoded by the coding sequence GTGGCAGAGCAGGCGTGGACCGGTCTGGCCGAGGCGATCAGCGCTATCCGCGCGGAGCTGACGGCGGCGATCGAGCCGGACGCGGGGCTGCGGTTCCGGGCGGGCACGGTGGAGTTGGAGCTCAGCGTCGACGTACGCACCGAGGCGGACGGCAAGGTGAAGGTGCGGGTGTTCCCGGGGCTGGGCGCGGACGGCGGAGTGACGCAATCGGCGGGCACCACGCAGCGTTTGAAGCTGGTGTTGCAGCCGGTCGAAGCGGATGGAACGGACCAGCTGATCGGGGCGTCGGCGAGCAGTCGGCCGCTGTAA